The sequence CGAGGATCAGCGAGAACTGGCTGAAGTACGTGAGCCGCGTCGCGAGGCGCGCCAGGAAGTCCGCGTTGCTGAGCGCGTCGACGCGCGGATCCCGCGCGGCGATCCAGCGCGCCAGGGGGCCGGCGCGCGCCGGATCGCCGAGGCGCACAAGAATCATCGACGCCGCGCCGGCCGGCCGGCCCTGCAGGGCGCGCAGATCCGCGGTCGCGATCGAGATCGACCGCTGCGCCGCCAGGTCGACGTAGAAGTCCGCGATGCCCACGACGCGAAACGCGCGCGGCGCCGCGAGCGGCGCGAGCCCGCGCGACGGGACGGCCGAGAGCACCACCGTGTCCCCGACGCGCACGCCGTCGCGCCGCGCCATGATCGGGTTGATGACGGCGGCCGGAGGTCCCAGGGCGGACGGCGCGGCGGGCAGGTCCGTCCCCTCGAGGAGCGCGTAGGCGCCCACGCCGCCGCGCGGCACCGCCAGCACGAACGACGGGAAGCGCGCGCCGCCGTGCTCGACGTAGACGTTGGTGGCGGCCACCGGCACCGCCGCGGTCACCCCGGGCTGCCGCGCGATCGCGCCCGCCAGTCCGTCGGCGGCGGGAATCTCCTCGTCACCCGCGAAGGGCAGCGACCCTTTCGGCAGCACGCGGAGCGCGAAGCCGATCCGGCCGAGCACGGCGCCGAGGCTCGTCTCGAGGCCGTGGGCGAGCATCGTCATGTCGAGCAGCAGCGCCCCGGTGACCGCGAGGCCGAGCAGGACGAGCGCGGTGCGGGCGCGGCTGCGCCCGAGCGTGCGGCGGGCGAGGAAGACGAGCGACGCCATGCGCCTACCGTCCCATCTGGTCGAGCGGACGCCGGCGCAAGAGGCGCCACGCCGTGAGCGCGCCCGCCGCGACCCCGAGCACCACCGACAGCGCGCCGGCGTCCGCGACGAGGCCCCACGTCACCTGCGAAAAGACGATGTCCGTCTCGAACAGGCGCCGGTAGTACCCGTTGATGGCGAACGAGAGCGCGTAGGCCAGGCCCGCGCCGGCCAGACTGCCCGCGGTGGCAACGGCCGTCGCGACGAGCAGCACGGCGGCGGCCACCGTGCGCGTGCCGACGCCCATGAGCCGCATCATGCCGACTTCGCGCCTCATCTCCTCGCCCCGCAGCGTCATGATCGTCACCAGGAAGACGCTGCCGGCGAGGACGGCGACGGCCCCGATCGCGCGGTGGAACCGCGCCACCACCTCGAACGAGCTGGAATTGCGGCGGGCGAGGTCGGCGGAGGTGTACGCGTGCACCCCGACGCCCATCGACGTCAGATCCGAAGCGACGCGGGAGGCGCGCGACGGATCGCGCAGCCGGACGACAATGCTGTCGACCTCGTCGGCGCTTCCCGTGAGCGCCTGCAGGTCGCTCAGATGCAGCCGGACGTCGGCCTCCCGATCGGCGACCTCGGTCGGGTACAGGAGCGGCCGGTACAGATGCGCGATCCGAACGCGCCGCCACGGGCCCGCGGCGGTCGAGGCAATTTCGATCTCGTCGCCGGCCCGAACAC comes from bacterium and encodes:
- a CDS encoding FtsX-like permease family protein yields the protein MASLVFLARRTLGRSRARTALVLLGLAVTGALLLDMTMLAHGLETSLGAVLGRIGFALRVLPKGSLPFAGDEEIPAADGLAGAIARQPGVTAAVPVAATNVYVEHGGARFPSFVLAVPRGGVGAYALLEGTDLPAAPSALGPPAAVINPIMARRDGVRVGDTVVLSAVPSRGLAPLAAPRAFRVVGIADFYVDLAAQRSISIATADLRALQGRPAGAASMILVRLGDPARAGPLARWIAARDPRVDALSNADFLARLATRLTYFSQFSLILGSLSVAVSFLLITAIVTLSVAERLGEIAMLRAIGFTRARIAALVVLEGMALGVASLPGTFVLGLVIARYLDAILRQAPGLPVDLHFFVLTPAAAARTVMLLTATGAVAGLYPAAVASRTAVAATLHAEVLS
- a CDS encoding FtsX-like permease family protein, with translation MLAAALAAAAVAAAPWEPAPEIDVAVSDRTARALGVRAGDEIEIASTAAGPWRRVRIAHLYRPLLYPTEVADREADVRLHLSDLQALTGSADEVDSIVVRLRDPSRASRVASDLTSMGVGVHAYTSADLARRNSSSFEVVARFHRAIGAVAVLAGSVFLVTIMTLRGEEMRREVGMMRLMGVGTRTVAAAVLLVATAVATAGSLAGAGLAYALSFAINGYYRRLFETDIVFSQVTWGLVADAGALSVVLGVAAGALTAWRLLRRRPLDQMGR